TGCGGGATACGACCACCGCCGGGTCCCGCGGGCGGCGCGTCGGCACCGCCGTCGTAGTGGCGGGCCCGCTGCTGCTGGTCGGCTCGGCGGTCGCCGAATTGGCCTCGGCGCCATTGCCGTTCGTCCGGATCATCGCCTGGCCCGGCTACCTGTGGGGTGCGCTGTTCGTCTACCTGTTGTTCGCGCTGTTCGTCGGCGAGCCGGTGCGGCTTGTGCTGCTGCGGTTCGGCGAGAAATCGGTGACCGTACCGGTCGCCGCCGTCGCATCCGCGGACTCCGCATCCGAGCTGAATGCATTGCCGGACACTGCTGTTCGGTCGCAGCTCGCGGCCACGGCCGATCGGATGCCGCGCCGGGTCTTCGTCTCCCGAATCGTGGGCGGTGCGGCCGTGGCCGCCGCGGCGACGACCGTCGGCTCGGGGACCTACAGCGTTCTCGATGGACCGAGCGTCAAGCACGTGGCCGTGCCGCTGGCGAAACTGCCGCGCCGAGCGGACGGATTCCGCATCACGGTGGTCAGCGATATCCATCTCGGCCCCATCCTGGGCCGCGGCTTCGCCGAGCGGGTGGTCCACACCGTCAATGACACTCAGCCGGACCTCATCGCCATCGTCGGTGACCTGGTAGACGGCAGTGTCGAGCACCTGCGGTCCGCCGTCGAGCCGCTGGCCGACCTGCACGCGCGCCACGGCGCGTTCTTCGTTACCGGCAACCACGAGTACTTCTCCGGCGCCGAACAGTGGATCGACCACGTTCAGGAACTCGGGATGCACCTGCTCGCGAACGCCCGCACGGAGTTGCCCGGATTCGATCTGGCGGGCGTGAACGACCTGCAGGGCGAACGTACCGGGCATGGCCCCGACTTCGGCAAGGCACTCGGCGACCGGGACCGCTCGCGGACCGCCGTCCTGTTGGCACACCAGCCCGTGCTCATCGATGACGCGGTAGCCCACGGTGTCGATCTGCAACTGTCCGGCCATACCCACGGGGGGCAGATCTGGCCGGGCAATTACCTTGCGGGACTGGTGAATCCCACGGTCGCCGGGCTGGAGCGGTACGGCGACACACAGTTGTACGTCACCAGGGGAGCCGGGGCGTGGGGTCCGCCGGTGCGTGTGGGCGCACCGTCGGACATCACCGTCGTGGAACTGGTGTCACGGCAGGCGTGACCGCGAACGCTCGCGCTATCCGAACAGCCCGCCGAGGACCCCGCCGCTCTGGCCCGCCTCCTGGCCGCCGCCGGTGCCGCCGATGAAGCCGCCGGGCGGCAGCTCCGAGGGCTGCACGATGACGAAACCGCCGCCGGAGAACGACAGCGTCATGCCCTCGCCGGTGCTGCGACCCATGAGCCTGCCGAGGCCGAACGAATCGTTTCGCTTGATCCCGGTCTGCAGGCTCGACGA
The DNA window shown above is from Nocardia sp. NBC_01730 and carries:
- a CDS encoding metallophosphoesterase, whose translation is MVVVIVLVGIVVLALCLVVLALFGALHWYVWRRLVRDTTTAGSRGRRVGTAVVVAGPLLLVGSAVAELASAPLPFVRIIAWPGYLWGALFVYLLFALFVGEPVRLVLLRFGEKSVTVPVAAVASADSASELNALPDTAVRSQLAATADRMPRRVFVSRIVGGAAVAAAATTVGSGTYSVLDGPSVKHVAVPLAKLPRRADGFRITVVSDIHLGPILGRGFAERVVHTVNDTQPDLIAIVGDLVDGSVEHLRSAVEPLADLHARHGAFFVTGNHEYFSGAEQWIDHVQELGMHLLANARTELPGFDLAGVNDLQGERTGHGPDFGKALGDRDRSRTAVLLAHQPVLIDDAVAHGVDLQLSGHTHGGQIWPGNYLAGLVNPTVAGLERYGDTQLYVTRGAGAWGPPVRVGAPSDITVVELVSRQA